DNA sequence from the Neospora caninum Liverpool complete genome, chromosome VIIa genome:
AAGCTAGCAACGAGGTTGACGACGAGCACCACGATGCTGATGCACCACACCGGCCAGCAGGAGCAGGCATCGAAACAAACTTCGCCTGCCTGAAAAGACAAAGGGCAAACAGCAAGACAAGCGTCGCACTGGCAGCAAGCAGTGGCACAAGGAGCGCAGCGCACGGAAGAGACAATCTTACGAGTTACTCGGAACGCTTATTCCCTTCATCGGTGGGGAGGGGTGGCCATGCATCCGGAAATGTGGTATGGTGAAAACGTATGTTCATATCAGCGTCAGTTCGGATCCGTAAGATGTCTTTTTTTGAAAAGAGTCCGCATTCTCAACTGACGCGAGCATCCCGAGGAATTATTTTCTATACTGCGTGAAACACTTACAGCCCGGACTCTCTGTTGGGAGTGGACAACTCTAGTGCCACTCGGCCCCACAGAAATCTCTTTCACTGAAGGGGCAACCAGAAACTGGTCTTCGGCACCGGCAGCGCCACCAGCAGAGCCGGCCACCACCTGGTAATATTCTCCGGTTGCGACTTTCCCGTCGGGCGCAGAACTTTCCGGCACCGCAGCTACCGGCGGCACATTCTCGGCCGCCGCTGTTGCCACTGCTCCAGCAACCGGTTGTGTTTCCGCGGTCACAGGGGAGGCTTCGCCGGTGATGGGTGTGGACAGCTGACCAGATGTCCCTGTGACTCCACCCACAGCTGCGGGAGCGGAACGAGCATCGATGCGTGGTTCGGCCACGGGCGCAGCCAATGAAGCCGATGAGGGAGTTGCGGTGGGTGAAGAAGTAACTACAGCAGCAGGTGCTGTCCCTGCTGGCGGTGCTGTAGCGGCTGGTTGTGCTGGAGCTGCTACCGGTGCTGTCCCAGCTACCGGTGCTGTCCCAGCTACCGGTGCTGTAGCTGCTACCGGTGCTGTAGCTGCTACTGGTGCTGTAGCTGCTACTGGTGCTGTAGCTGCTACTGGTGCTGTAGCTGCTACCGGTGCTGGACTCCCGGTCGGAAATGCTGTAGCTGCTGGTGGTGTAGTAGCTACACCGGTTGAAGCCGCACCTGTCACCGGTACAGTGCTGGCCTTCGGCTGCTGTCCAGAAGCGACTGGAGCTGGTGCAGGGGCAAGCGTCGTTGGTGGTTGCGGAGCCACGCCACTACCAGGTATGGCAGCAAGTAAGACGGGAGAAGTCGTCGCACCGACGGAGCGCGGGGCACCCTGGTTCGTGGTCATTGGTGGCAGAGGCTGAGCAGGCAACCCGCCCATGTCCGTGGCAAGAAGTGGATGTCCTTGGTTCTGTCCAGCCGGTAAGGAAGCTGGAGGGTTAGCGGTCGCAGCTCCTTGGGGCGCCACAGTTGATGGCGCCAAAGTGGGGGAACCATTTGACGGCAACTGCGGCACAACCACCGTAGGGACGCCAGTTTGTGATTGACCTGGCAACGCAACTACATGGCTCGGATCAGCTGCCTCCGCGAGCCCTGTCCATGATCCAGGATCGTTCATCGAGGCCTGCGGTGCATGTAACCCGGGGGTCAGCGTGGCAAGTATTTCCGGTCGAGCAGTTGCCGTGCCGAGGTGGACCGTTTGAGACGGGGAAGCAGGCTCGACAGGAACCGTGTTAGAGATCTTGAGATTTGTCCCCTTCTTGCCGATTGAACTGGtagggaaaaggaaggcggctccgggaggcgaggcagcgccaCTGTCAACGGCATCAGAAGGTGGCGCGTAGCTACGGATCTCGCCATGGTGCCTGTTGATAGGTCTCAAGTCGCTCTTCTGGAACCTGGCGCTCCCGAGCCGGTCCGTTCCTGAACTCACACCATCTGCAGATTCAGCGTCTGTAGCACTGTAGGAAAGGCCCTTGAATCTGTGTCCGTCTGCCGTGTCAGTTTGATACAGGACGCCGGTGAAGATGGTGGCTGAAAGAATGCCAAAAGACGTCCAGAGCCGCCTCGTGGAAAGCATGGCGGCGAGAATTGTAAAAAAGCATCGGCGGGT
Encoded proteins:
- a CDS encoding putative transmembrane domain-containing protein, with amino-acid sequence MLSTRRLWTSFGILSATIFTGVLYQTDTADGHRFKGLSYSATDAESADGVSSGTDRLGSARFQKSDLRPINRHHGEIRSYAPPSDAVDSGAASPPGAAFLFPTSSIGKKGTNLKISNTVPVEPASPSQTVHLGTATARPEILATLTPGLHAPQASMNDPGSWTGLAEAADPSHVVALPGQSQTGVPTVVVPQLPSNGSPTLAPSTVAPQGAATANPPASLPAGQNQGHPLLATDMGGLPAQPLPPMTTNQGAPRSVGATTSPVLLAAIPGSGVAPQPPTTLAPAPAPVASGQQPKASTVPVTAVGGVTGTSGQLSTPITGEASPVTAETQPVAGAVATAAAENVPPVAAVPESSAPDGKVATGEYYQVVAGSAGGAAGAEDQFLVAPSVKEISVGPSGTRVVHSQQRVRAAGEVCFDACSCWPVWCISIVVLVVNLVASFVAFHLTASLYSKGLFSSHFYKGGGYWMIGAAIGGLVIGGLIGGLVPPACWAGALYLGGSLMSNCISIILLGRRGAWLGALGGVGCGGVIGFFTGTGAVGIVVGVFVGLLFGIVVGFAPVCRSLKLNERYIRAGMRVSGGLSSRFSDDGHEGKHHSGTMTPPLSP